One region of Triticum aestivum cultivar Chinese Spring chromosome 6B, IWGSC CS RefSeq v2.1, whole genome shotgun sequence genomic DNA includes:
- the LOC123133407 gene encoding uncharacterized protein, whose protein sequence is MATEQHQLPTAGEVEMEYGSLDLMSTGRRLPSPEPVTTAENLLERAVRAVVANLDNNTLARPSSDNHVSIPVADCGICYLAYLIMTGFRVHDNRDDISHSSEAQVKWIDRD, encoded by the exons ATGGCCACTGAGCAGCACCAACTCCCGACGGCGGGCGAGGTCGAGATGGAGTACGGCAGCCTCGACCTCATGTCCACCGG aAGGCGcctgccctcgccggagcccgtgaCCACAGCCGAGAACCTCTTGGAGCGGGCGGTACGCGCCGTGGTAGCCAACCTCGACAACAACACGTTGGCCCGGCCGAGCAGTGACAACCACGTCTCCATCCCCGTCGCCGACTGCGGCATCTGCTAT TTGGCCTATCTGATAATGACCGGCTTCCGGGTCCATGACAACAGGGACGACATCAGTCACAGCTCTGAGGCGCAGGTGAAATGGATCGATCGAGATTGA